The Helicobacter canis genomic sequence GGCAAGATTACGCGCAAAAAAGCTCCCCCACTCACTTGCTAGGCACTCGCGCACTTCATTATGCGCGGCAGTGGCAAGTCGCTGGCTTATGGCGATGAAGGGCTGCATTATAGGCACACTATTCTTTGGGCTTGGCAGTCAAGCTGGATCCTAGTGGCACTCGCATAAGCTTGATACGCGTGCTCGCCTACGCCAATCACCGCTGGGATTTGTAGCTCACTGGCGCGGATCGCCATATGGGAGTTGCTCCCGCCATAGCAGGTGATAAAGCCGGCAATATCTTTGGTGAAGAGATAGTCATAGCCCGGATCGGCGGATTTGATAAGCACGATAGAGCCTTGTAGATTTTGCTGCGTGGTAGAATCTAGCTCGATAGCCTCACCTATCACAAGCTTTTGTGTGATGAAGTTTGGCACCACCTTGCTTGAAAAAAAGGCAAAGACTTCATCAGGCTTTGTGATAAGAGCCGGGAGCTTTAGCGCGCAAGTAAGGTTGTATTCTTGCTTGTTTGCGGCGATTTCTTGCAAGAATCGCTCCTTGGGGCTATCTTTATACAAGCTTGCATAAAGGCTTAAAATACTTTTAATATCCAAATGCGCCATATCGCTTGCTGGGATTTGCAAGCTCTCGCCTAGCTCTTTGATATAGCTTAGGGCTTTTGAGAGAAACTTAGAGAAAGCAAACTTCACGCTCTCCCTGCCCTCTATGGCTTGCTTCAAAAAGATAAATAAATCATTTGCACAAATCTCTAGCCCGTGCTCTTTGAGCAAGGAGTCTAGCGCGCGGAGGCGATCGCTGCTTATGTGGTATGGTTTTTGTTGTGGTGATTCAGCTTGGCTTGGCTTTGGCGTTGGCTTTCTAAAGAAACCTGCGAGCTCACGCTCGCACCGCTTTGCTTGTTTTGCGCGAAAAAGCAGGGAGTTTGTGGCTCGCGGCGTCGATAGACCGCAAGTCTTATCTCCTTGCTCGCCACTGCACAACCCTGCTTTTTCATCACAAATCCTGCCGCCTGCGGCTTGTTTATCAAACGCACTTTGAGCGTTTTTATCCCTAGAATCCACTTTTTTACTTGTGGCGTTTTTTGTGTCATTGCGAGCGGACTTGTCCGCGTGGCAATCCACTAATTCTGCGCTAGCAGAATAATCATTACTAGAATCCGCTTTTTGTGTATCTGTGGTGGGGTTTTCAAAAATGGATTCTAGGTTTTGTGTCTTTGTTTGTGTGGATTGCCACGCCACTGCTGGCGCAGTGTCTCGCAATGACGGAAAATAGGCGTCTTCCTTAAAATCGGGGCTTTTTTCAAACGAGGATTCTAGGGTTGCTATTTTTTGCGTGCTTGTGTGGATTGCCACGCTCGTTTCACTCGCTCGCAATGACGGAGTTGTGGCGGTGCTAGAATCCACTTTTTGCTCGCCCTTTGTCTCTCGCGGCAGTATTTTGGAGCTAGAATCGGTGCTTTGCGTAAAAGTGGATTCTAGCTTAAACTTGCTCGTGGTTGGGTTTGTAATTTCAGTGCTACTTTGGGATTCTAGGGAGTGGGTAGATTTTTCACACTCGGCTTGATTGTCTTCTTCAAGGATTCTAGGAGTTGCGGTGGGGCTTTCGTAGCTTTTAGCAAATTTTGGGGCAGAGCTAGACTTGAGGTCTGCGGTTGTCCCAAAATTTGCTAAATCTGCGGAATGACTACCCAAGACCGAATCCCCGCATTTAGAGCCGAAGTAATAGTCAAACCCCTCATCATACCTAGCCGACAAAATATCATAACTCCCCGCACGCAAATGCCCATAAACAGCCAAAAACTCATCTATTGAGTCTTCTTGCAAATGCGCTATATCATCGCTAAGCTGCTTGCTAATGGTGTGCAAAGAGCTTAGAAACTCCTCTTTTTCCTGCGTGCTTAAAAAGCCTATCTCCACAAGCGAGCGCAAAATCTGCATAGCCACAAACGCCGCCCTAGCCACGCCAGCAAAGGGCAGCGTGCCAAACCGCTTGCAATCTTCTAGCAGCCAATAAATCTTGTCATACAGCGAGAGACTAGAATCCACTATCGCGCTATATCTGGCTTCAAGCTTTTGGGACTTTGCTAAATCTTTGAGATATAGACCAGAGTCTTTTGCTAGGATAGAGTTTGTGAGATTAAGCAGGGCAAATTCTACGCGCTTTAGCTCATTGTCGTTAAATCCGTGCTTCAGCAGGGCTTGCAGTCGCTTAGGCGTGGAGAAATCATAGCAAGAAAACACAATATCAAACTCGATTTTATCGTGGGCTTCTGGGGTGGATTCTAACGCGCTTAGGTAGTAATCCACAAGCTTTGTGGCGATATTATCATCTAGGTGCTTTGGGATAAAGGAGTTAAAAGACAAGCGCACATCGATATAAGGTATGCCCAAAAATGAGTGCATAAGCGGGTGGGAGCGTAAATTTCTATATCCATAATTATCGCGCTGGTAAGCCCACACGCCATCTGTTACGATCTCTTTATAGAGACTTAGGGCTAGTCGCTTAGGCTTTAGCCCGATGATTTCTGCGGGATTCCAATCAGGCATCACGCCAAATATCGCCTTTGCCCCAAGGACATTTGGGTGGGGTGCGCTTAGGGCTTTTATGCGTTTAGAGAGTCGCTCTAGGGCTCTAGGGGTGATTATGTCATAGAGATCTTGCTTGTGTTGCATTACAAGGGGGCGGACTTGGAGGCAGTAGAGCTCTAGCTGGGGCGATTCAGCTTTCGGGCTAGAATCGTGGATTTCATCGCCGCGCGAGCTCGATAGACCGCAAGTCTTATCTCCCACGCGCGGCTTGAAAACAAGCGAAGCGGTGCAAGGCGAAGCCGAAGCAGGTTTCTTTAGTAAAAGCCACGATTCTAGCCTCGAAATCTTAGAACCGCTTAGGCTTTTACTAGAATCTAGCCTTGCTGCTGCCTGCGAGTCGCTTACATTTGTGGCGTTTTTTGTGTCATTGCGAGCGGACTTGTCCGCGTGGCAATCCACTAATTCTGCGCTAGCAGAATAATCATTACTAGAATCCGCTTTTTGTGTATCTGTGGTGGGGTTTTCAAAAATGGATTCTAGGTTTTGTGTCTTTGTTTGTGTGGATTGCCACGCCACTGCTGGCGCAGCGTCTCGCAATGACGGAAAATAGGCGTTTTCCTTAAAATCGGAGCTTTTACTAAAAGTGGATTCTAGGGAAAGCTGCTCGCGGTGGGATTTACTAAAGAAACTGCGGCTGCGCCTTGTTTTGTGGTTTTCATTAACGCTTTTGGATTCTAGCCCGCAAGCTGAATCCTTACAGGATTCCCCCCCCCCCCCCGTTTTAACAAAAGCAAACTCCACATCTAAAGCTTTGTGCGCAAAAATGGATTCTAGCTCTTGTATCATAGCAATCACCCTAGCCATCAGCGGATCATTGCAAGGCGTGCCACGATACTGCACAAAATGCTCAAGCGCGTTTGTGCTACCGCTTGTTACGCTTGCGTTATCGCCGCTTGTGTCATAGCTTATGCAAAAATAG encodes the following:
- a CDS encoding PEP-utilizing enzyme, which gives rise to MAHLDIKSILSLYASLYKDSPKERFLQEIAANKQEYNLTCALKLPALITKPDEVFAFFSSKVVPNFITQKLVIGEAIELDSTTQQNLQGSIVLIKSADPGYDYLFTKDIAGFITCYGGSNSHMAIRASELQIPAVIGVGEHAYQAYASATRIQLDCQAQRIVCL